From the genome of Naumovozyma castellii chromosome 7, complete genome:
ACGCCCAGGGGGTCTGGGTCTGCTCTCTAAATGTCTCTTCAATGATACCTCCTAAACTTGATCCTATAATTGAGTACATTCAATTGagataaaaaaaatatgtgCATGAATATTTGGACGATTACATCATATATATTTCCgtaaaaaaaagaatgtATTATCATAATTTGTCTCTTTTATGGATGGACACGGGTTTCCTACTTAAGATGGATCCATACATGCTTTCTCCTGGTCTTACAATCATTgtaaaaagaaaataacaaCGATTCCATCAAGGAAATGGGAGATTTTCTTGATATGGTCGAAAGTTGTTCATGAAAAGATGACTTTATTGTTACTTGGTAATGCAAATGGATGAGAAAGAACGTATGAATTCTGGTTATTGGCAATACCTGCGTATGCATTATACCATGAAATGAACGCTACAATAATTCCCAATACTCCACCTGCTCTCTGAACTTTAAAGTTACCTGTAAAATTACTAATAGAGAGAAGCAAAAAAGTTATTGATAGAAGGAAATATAATGCGAATAACATGACCGTTGATTTCATGGTACATGCCGTTAGACCAAAAGTGAAAATACACCAGCCAAGTAAATAAAAACCTACAGCATTCcctaattcttctttattgtCTCCGTATGCATCTAATATACCAAACCATGGAATGTAAATTGCTCCGAAACTTAGCCAGAACCCACCAAATGAACATAATGCTGTAGCACCGAAAGTATTTTCAAGGGCAATTTCCCAAATACCAGCAATTAATTGGATTAACCCTCCATAAAACATAGCCAGTCCTACCACTAAATTGGGAATCTGTATACCTTGTGCCCTAGCATTAAACATTGATAATACAAAAGTAGTTAAAGCAAATGCAGATAAACCTAAAGGTGCTGGATTAGCAAACTTATGTGATGATGGTGGGGCTAGACCTGGATTCAATGTACCACCGAAGGCGGCATATAGATCACTCGCAAGAAATTTTTGACGTCCTATGAAGACgtattcattatttgtcCCACCTGTGTAAATCTTACTTAACATTTCATGTGAACTGTTATCTTGAGGGAGACTATATGTTTCTGGAGGATAATGACCTTCTACGTGTGTACCTGAATTCAGACTATCTAAAGATACTTGTGAAGATGATCTGTTTTTATTGTAGTGACCGGAGCCATTATCTTGCTCTTGTATAGACATTCTCAATGGATGTTTGTTGCTTCCTAGTGTGGGCAAACATCTATCGTTAATTAACTCTACGGTATCATAGTGTTTAAGCTATTGGGtcttttatatatatagcatatcaaattattaatattcaGCTTTCATTCGCTCTCAAGAAGGCATCGATTGATCCGCGGATGATTTTCCCAGACAAGGCTGCATTCTATTGATACGTGCCGGCATAGTGCTTCATCTGAGCAAGTATAGGCCAACCCTCACAATAATGGGAAAAAAATTCTACCAGTTAAACTTTATGCGCACTGTGATTGGTACAGGCCAATGTTAAGCGGTGTTCCAGGCATTTTTCACAAGCTTGTTCTTTCTTGCACGGAGATTTCTCGGGAAAAGGCAAATTTTTGATGGTTTCTTTTTCGCAaggaagagaaaaaaatttaatgtaACAGCCGCTTTTGTAGTTAGTTCTACgggaaaatgaaaaaataaacataGTCACCCAAAGATCTAGTtgcaaaatttatttttatttgttccTAGATCGGATCGCCAGGCCCATGTCAACTCTTGGGTGTGGCTTGTTCCTTCAGTCTGTGactttattttgttttgtaaAGAAAAGTCCGGAATCTTCTCTACGGAATTTTCTTGTCAATGAGCGATGCCGGTTTTCTGATCCTATTGAACTACGTAGGTAAGTTACTTCCCCATTTAACGGCCCAAATGCAAGCCTTTGTATAAATCCGCTGGCGGAGCTATATATGGCTGATAACAATATAAGCCGATTTCCGGTTGATAGCCATCCTTGAATTGGAACTTTAACACTTCAATATTTATGGTGTAACGTTAACAATATTTCTGGAGATTCAGAATAgcattaaaaaaaattcattcgACCTCAGTGAGGATTGAACTCACGATCTTGCGATTAACAGTCGCACGCCTTAACCAGCTTGGCCATGAAGTCAGAATTGTTGATTTGCCCACTTATGGACATTCTTTTAAAAAGAAGCTACTCCCTTCATCGTATTGTTTGAGCTCTTTATCCTTACTGATTACAATATGCAAAATATATGTAGTTAAACGTATTAGTACTAAACAAGTTTTAAGGCTATAAAGTGATATATACGGTGAATACGTGTTCTTTTGACATATTCATCCTGAGGCGTAAAGGAAATTCAAAACGTTAGTACTGTAGTTGATGACCAATTTCCAAAACTGAAGAAAGTAAATCTTTTTATAATTCAGttaaaatatgaatattcATCTAAGTTAGAGCTCATTTTTCATGAAAAATTCTAAATCCtagaattaaaattatttttaaatcttTTCTCAAAAAAGTCTTAAATGGTAAAAAAAACATAATTCATAAAATACAATAGGTTGATCCTTCAAAGAATCACAACAACTAAAAAAAGTTACATATACATTGAAGGGACttgaaaacaaaatagccaatttaaaaaaaaccCTTATTAGGATTATCACTATTCCAACCTGAAAAAATCCTTCCATGCTTTAAAGTaaacattttgaaatgtttcTAATTTTCATAAACTGTTTTGGGAAAACAATATATCTGTACGTTTTTTCCTTTCCAAAGAGTAACATTTTTATCTTAAGTAATGTGAGACATTTTGTATAGCTTCCATCATTTGAGTTTCTTGATCTTCGTTTTCGGAGCCTGTAGGCCAGTTCTAAAAAAACGCGAAAAGCACCCAAGACACTACTAAAGCCTTTCACTTACTGTTGGGCAAACAGACCGTAGAGCAGATATTATCTCGGCAGATGGTTTAGATGTCATTCAGAGCAACCattacaaatattgaaaaacatACTCTGTGGTATCGTACAATCTATATCTTATCCAccattaatgatgaaataaaaCTATCCATTACCAATGCCGGGCTTTTAGCATGGACAATGAATGAAACAGAGACATCTCTGAGccaaatcttcttttcaaGGAGCTTCTTTgatcaatttgaatataaacCACATGATATCGTTTTTGGAGAGGATGGTGTCCAAGTTCATAAAGATTTTCGGGGTATTGATCAGAAACTATATTCCTTTCAAATGAATGCCAAGCATttaacaacaatatcaaaaaaaCCTGAGAACGATACCGTTAAGTCATTTACCATTGTTTTAAACAATACAGCCACATGTCCTGAAACTTTGACGAATCGATTATTAATACAGATCGAAATGGAATCActaattttgaaagaatatgCACCACTATTTACACCTATTAAGTTTGATcctattattattgatttgaaatacAAACGTAAGTTCCTTGACGTCTTTGGGACAGCAGCTGAATCACCTAACCCTGACCAACCCTTAGACCCGCGCCTTTTAGATGTTTATAAGAGGACAGAGCAAGAATTAGAGAGATCCCTATTCAATGATGAGGTAGAGTCTAGCATCCGACAAAAGGATAAGCTTACCATGGCTGATGAAATCAACTATATTTGTTGCAACCAGATTCTCTTACGGAATATTATCGAGAATTATAATTCCTCTGTAACAACAGAAATAAAACTTGACATCGGTGCTcataaattgaatataacTGCATTTACAAAAGCGATTTTTGGTGAACACGATATTTTGGTAAAGAATGCCATGAGTATCTGCAACACAATAAATACCTCAGACCTGGAACattattgtttatttacTAGTGTTGATGAGACCCAACTAGCCAACGCCAACATTAAAAAGAATGACTACACTAAAAGCATCATTTTCAAGCTCAAGGATCTCAGAAACTTTATGAATATTGGGTCATCACTAAAGGTGAACCCAAGCGATGACGATGTAATAAGTATATGGTTCTGTAAACCTGGTGATCcaattttaattgaaacaaacaGGATGGGCGTTCGAATGCAGTTAGTCCAAATCACTGACAGTGTGACAAATACTGAATACCCCGTAGATGGAACGAAAAGGATAACATCACCCATCAAACAAGCAAGGTTGCAGCAGGAAGAGGCTGTATTTCCAGAAAAGGCAAAAAAATATAGCCCTTCCAGATCCAAAAGATATGCGAATAGGAGTGAAGCTTCTCCTCAAAAGGATAATAGGAGGCAACTATTTGTTGAGGCTGATTCACAAGTCGAGAaatcatctaataatattttcgCACCAGTATATGAACATATGGATACCTacgaagaaaataaattaccTATTTTCAACAACCCAGAGGATCCTTCTATTGCTCGAGTTAACATTTCCAGGAAAAGAATAAGCTCTCAAGAAGATGGAAATTCCGATGTTTTCCATAATAAGTTTGCTAAAGACGTTTCTGATAATGCTGCAAACCGAAGCAATACAACTATTGGTTGGGGGAAGAACCAACTAGATCACTTAGCGTACGTTAAGGATGGAACTAGAAACACTATAGATAGTGATAGTCTTTTGAGAAGAGAAAAGCAGAAATTGCTTCCACAGGAAAATTATGACACCGATGAACATCCAGATAGACGGGAACAAATTCATGATAAATCTCAAGAGCAAAGTGAATTTGGACCAACTCAAGAAAAAAGACCCAAGGGTTTGTTTGACTAAACATTTTTCTGTAGTATGGGGCTCATTACCACGATCGCTAACTACagattatatatttatatacTCTAAAAAACCCACATCATTATGGGGTTTCAATGTCTTATATTAAATCTAGGACGTGAGGATGTGTAGAAGGTTTAGTTTATGACATAATGCTTACTTTCTATAAACAGGTAAtagtatatataataaGTATAAAgtagaagaacaagaactaGAAGATAGAAGAATATCTTATAAGTATGTTTCTCAGCACGCTCTGGGGAGTGGTAGAATCCAACCGTATCTTATTTTTCTCTACAGAAAGTACAATCGCCGGTTACCACTGTCCAACATTCTAATATATCTCTCTCGCTCTGCAAAGAACGTTACTATCAGAATTTCTAAGTTCTTATATTTCGTTATAGTTCCCGGGTAATGTAACAGTTTATATCaggaaaaaataaatttatccaaactattatttatttttattttcgtTGAAAATTTATACTTAAATTAACCCGGCTTATAAAATATGTCCAACATTATTAAGGGCTTAACATGTTACACCCAGACATtgtatttaaataattagGGTTCAATTTTTTGGGTGAGGAAGATATGTCTTTTATTGTGGAGCCGTTAATTCTTTTTAAGTTATGATAACTATCCTCTTTGTTGTTTCctttattttgtttctaTAACTTTTGTCAAGAACGAGTATAAGCTGCGTACTGTGCTTCTTGAATAGTAGGATGTTAGAGTGAAAGCTCTTAAAATTATGAAGAAGTTTTATAAACTTGAAGTGTATGGACTTTCCTCTTATAAAGAAGAACTCTAAGATGGCAATAGTATACGACCCCCATTCGAGCTTTTGAACACATCAAATGACGGACCATACCATAAGGTACTGTAGCTCGGATTGACAGATTTTCTTGTTTAAGTCTGAGAATCAGTTATgtattcattattgaattaggttgatgaagaaattgaactagattatatttatttatacaTTTTCAACATAGGCTAACTATTTAGATAGAAACTTCACAAACTTTGATTTATCAGACGACTGCTTTGTTATTTTAAactgtttcttcttcaaaaacaCTTTCGATTGGCTTTTCCATCAAAGAGGCATGTCCGAAAACAGTTACTGCAGAAGCCCCAATCAACCATAACATTGTTGAGATTGGTGAAGCTAAGAAACCTAGTGGAACAGAAACACATATTAATGCAGTATACAATTGGGTGGTTTTTAGAGTCCCGAAAGGTGTAACTAGATCCTGGCCTTCCAACTTATTAATACCAACTATACCGAAAAAGACGAGAGCAATGAcaaataatagtaataaatTGGTCAATAATGTGTAAAGACTTAACAACCCAATGATCAAGGCATAATTACTGGAGTAGTATTTTAAATTGAAACCAATTCTAGTTTGGAGTTCAGAAACGTTTTGTGGCTTAGAGATATTCTTGACATTGAAAAACTCTTGTGGGGTACGAAGAGTAGAAAgcttattttgaaatgattGAAATTGACTCTTGATGCCTTCTACAGAAAAATTGTTCGTAAAACGAGAAACTTGCTGAAATGAATAATGATTCCAATGACGAGGAAAGTTAGGTTAGTAAGTTGTTAGACAGTGAAAAAGACGCCAAATAGATAGTAGTCATACGGCCAATGCTCctaattgattcattattgCTGGTTAGTTTTATGGTTGCTTCTCCTTCTGTATATTATGAGGTGAACTTGACGTGTCAAAAATTTCATGAAGTTGTTTTTGTTCACGTTTCGATTTCGCgagaggaggaagaaacTGATGGTCAAAACAACAACTTTTGCCATCAAAACCCTCAGGGTTTGTCTTCGCGATTTAGGGTggcatttttttttcttcgGAGAAGAATCCGCATAACGGAAAAACGAATTGGAATGAGTAGATCGTGCTGGCTAATAGGAGCTCAATAGCTGCGCCCAACTTAGAAGCTAAAAATAAAGTTGATCCCAATGTAAGCTTTTTTGAGAGACACTATTGgactttttgaaaaaaagcGACGATTTTCTCAGACTTatatcaataaattctaTGTAACATGACGAACATATCTAGATAAAAATATCTCGAACTCTTAGATGTCTTGACACTACATAAACTAAGCTATACACCTAGGTCTTGTTTAACTAATGTTCTACAAATAGGATGGTAAGTGTCTTTCAGTTCTTCAAAGGTTTTGAGGGCTAATGGACGATCAACAGATTCAAGTAATCTATATCCTGGACGAACAAACTTCATTCTGCCTACAGTGCCTAACCATTTGGCTAATTCCTTATAAGAAGCCGTCAAACGAGaacaaatttgaaatttgaaggTCTTGAATATAACTTCAGCATTTTGAGACTCGCACATTTTTGAGTTGTAGATACTTAAGATGGCCTGTGAGGCCACTGGGAAATTTGCCCAGTTGAAATCATCACCTTGTACCAAAGTTTCCAAGAACAACACAAGTTGGTTagaattaaaatcattaatatcatctAAATTGAACTCTTTCTGGAATTGTTTTAATGAATTGCATTCTTTTGCCTTGTCCATCCATTTGGAAGCCAATTGATAAACTTGATCAGCTAATGATGTGTCAAACTCAGGTTTGGGTGGCATTCCGGGTTTAGATAACCACCTTTCCCAGTCAACATCTTCTAGCAATTTTCTATGTTGTGGgaaatattcaaacaatGTATCtaagaattggaaagtgTCCAAGGATTGACGACAGAATTTTTTGAAGTAATGCTTAATGAAGGGATCAAATTCTTCTGTACCACCAAgtaaattttccaaatagaacaataaattaaaaCCCTTCTCATAAGGAACTGAGGAAAATGCAACATCTGGATCAGTTCCATCATTAAGATTTTGTACAAGAGTGGAAAATCTTTCTGGATTTGTCATTGCATTAAtagaattttctaaatcaCTCCAACCAATTAAGGCACTGAAATGTCTTGTTGGCTCTCCATGAATGGCACCtataattcttctttccaaataaacTGTCCAACCTTCATTCAACCAGAAATGGTTCCAAGAGCAATTAGTAACTAAATTACCTGACCAGGAATGGGCTAATTCATGAGCGATGAcatcaatatttgatttgtCCTTTGCAATTAAAGTTGGGGTTGCAAAAGTCATATTTGGGGATTCCATACCACCATAAGGGTAAGAGTTCACATTTATCAAGATATCATACGTTCCCCATTCATAATCGAAAATAATGTTTTCAGCTGTCTCAATGAATTTCTCCACGTCTCCAGAGAATTCCCATTTTGCATCCTCTAAACGATAAGGCTCAGTATAGACAGTAGATCTTGGACCAATTTCTGCACTAACAAGATCACCAGACGCAATCCCAATTAAATAAGCTGGGATAGGAATTTTCTGCTCGAAGGAATAAGTTCCGTTATTGGAACTTGTTGCAATACCGGAGAATACAACAGGTAATTCGGACTCAATTGTGGCAGTAAAACTTGACTTAATTGAAGGAGTATCAAAACATGGGAATAATGATCTTGCATGAATAGCTTCCAGCTGGGAAAAGACGTATTTTTTCCCTGACGTCTGTTTTTCATCCAACCATTGTAAAGCAGTACATTTATCAGTTGTGGCGAACTCGAtctttaattgaaaatcttTTGGTAAAGTGTTATCATTCTTAATTATCAATTTAGAGCCTAATGGTTCTGCCCTTGGACAAACTTCAAAACTGGTATTCTTTTCGTTGTTTATTTGaacatttttaatatctaGAAAAGATGAATCGAGATGGATTTCATTTACACGATCCCCTAATGTTGTTAATTGATATTCGACACTACCAGATATCACTGAGGCCTTAAACGATATAGATAAATTCAAAGCTGTATGGTTGACATTAAATGACTTGTAATTAGATAAAGTAGAGAAATCAAATTCAGGACTTTCGGTAGGTCTCCTCGATTCCAGGAACGGAGTTAACTTAGACATTGATCGTATTGGATTCAGAAAACtggaaacaaaagaagTGGGTCTCAGAAGTACTTTACAACAAAGTGGAAACCTATGCAATGACATAGCTTCTGAAACGTCACCAAGAGAGGTTACATCACGGACAAATCTGAAAGTTTTCGTAGTATTTTTAAAGCAAGACACCTTAGGGTTGCGAAAGAAATCTgatagaaaaaaaagatgCGATCTCAAGTGGCCGCCCACCGAAAAATGGATATGAcaccaaatttattaattgacAACCAGTTGAAAAACTCCAAAATAGATTGAAAAAGGAtatatttccttttcaatgTGCTATTCTAAAACTCAAACAGTACTTTAGTGGTGAAGCAAGGAAAATGCTGAAAACAGGATATATGGATGGTTTTTATTGATATACCCCTAAGTTACgtaattctttttttgaCACTTTTCTTGACGGAAACAAATTGTTCAACTACATATTATAAAACAAAGATACATGGTTCTATATTAATTTTACCAATACCCacttaataatatttgatggGGAAAAAATAGAGTACATATCTAGGAAGGGGGGGTTTTGTCGGGTATTGGGTTTTACCAACTCAATAAAGAAGCCCCATCTCATAATAATTGCAATAGTTTTGCGTAGTTCTTGCATGAAGGAAAGTAATACATTAAGCAGAACAATACTTAAAATAAGGAGTATTACAACCAAAATTGAATTCTCACttgaaattcttggaatatACTCATGTCTAATTAATTTAGTGGCGATAGGGCTCCCCGCTTTGTTGCaagatcttcttctgtcAAAGTTCAAACACATCTTGAAAAAAGACTGAGGAAGGTCTGGCCTTGATGATATATCTTctaaattattgaattttctcATATATGAAGTGTGCCATTTCCTTTCCTTTGGCTTTTCTGTCTGGTTTGGGGATCCTATGAAAATGGTCTTCTTACTTTTCACATTAGAGACtcttccaaatttcttcttcaagtaTCTTTTCAAGGAAAAGTcggaagatgaagaaaactttttctctatttgttttttgttCTCATTTGATTCACGTATTCGATCCTCTAGGTATAAATAGTGCTCCGACATTCATCTATCCCATGTCAATGCTCTCTCTCAAGGTTGTCAAGAACTACAATTCAATAGAAAataatcattttcattataagACATTTTATTGGAGGTTACGTTATATTCTCTCAGCTCAAATTTTGAAGGCTGGTCTTTTCTGGCGGAAGCCAGCGCCTTTAAGAGACAAAGCGAAATTCTAAAGAAAacttcaattcttcaaaatgaaatattctaCCTCTTGATCTCAAGAGAATTTATCTAGAAAATACATagttattaaatttttacAAATTAGTCAAAAAGGTCATTATTTAGGCTGTGATACAATCATTAACGATCCTTTTTGTTATTATCCAAAGATGTATTTTCTGTTAATGTATCCAAGACCCCATCCCATGCCTCATCAAATGCCATATCTGAAAACTTGGTTAAAGCGCAGCATTTTCCTCTCTCAGAAATGGCAAACTTTTCTTCAGTAGTTAAGCTACAAACACGGTTAAACAATTCCGCTAACGTTGGATATTTCTTGGTAGGTGAATAATCCGGATCACTATTATCAGTGAAAAAGAAACCAGTCTTAAACGTAGAATCGCCTTGTTCCATCTGTTTGTTCGCCACTATATCCCAGGGCACAACAATATCTAACAATGGGCCTGCAGATGCATGCACTAAGGGGATTAGTCCAGAAGCTAAGTATTCTACAACTGCAATACCAAAATGTTCATTCCACATACTATTGATACCAAAAGTGgattcattcaatattttcttaatCTCGTCATAGGGGCAATCTGTCAAGAATTCTATTAAACTCTGAGGGATTTTTAAGTCTTCAAAGCAATATTTCTCTAGCGTTGCCACATAATCTTTGTCTAATTGAGATCTTGTTGAACCGATAAATATTAGCTTTGGTGGTAGGGCAGTTTCATCTTTTTCCTTCAGAAAGTTTGCATAAGATTCGATAATTAACTTATGTCTTTTCTCTGGTCTAAATTGGGCGAGAATAACAGCTTGATTTTTTCTGGGTATGTCTTCTTGAGTAGCAAGTTTTTCACTGGAGCAAGGAGGATACACTATCTTAGATTGTAGCGGCGAAGTAAAATGCGACcatattttatttacatgGTTGAATGTCCATGTAGAATTCGTCATAGATATTGTAACATAACGTCCAACCAATTTATACCAAAACATAAACAGTTTCCAATAATAGTATTTaatcttgttcttcattGAAGGTGCCTgtgattttaatttttttaacaTATCTGTAGAAATAATTGGATAGTGAGTGTACGCAAGCACTGGAATTCTTATTAAAATGTGAACCACTGGATATCCAAATGGGTAGCCCATGGTATCACACCATATGTCAGGTGGGCATTTCAATACAGCTTCAGCAGTTAAAATCATCGAACCAATAGCTTGGCCCAATAGTGTGAAATGGGACCATGTTTTATCGTCCACTAACCATCTGTagtttaaaaaaataaaaactaTTCTCCCAGTATCTAATTGATAATCAAAGGTTTTGTTtacattttttaatatGGTTTCCCCATCAACATCATTATCACCAGTGTAAATTATTACTAagttattttcatcataatTTAGAGTAGTTTCCACAGCCTTCCATAACACTTTTTCACCCCCACCACCTGCATTACAATATGGATGGAAAAATCCATAAAGCTTCCTggtctttttcaattctctttGTTCAGCCGAAAGGTAGTCTAACATTCCTTTAGCTTCTATCTTTTTCTGAGATTTATTCGTAAATTTGTTTGGATGGTTCGAAgttaaaattaaagatcTTCTAACTGCCCCTCTTCTCAGCATTGCAAAAATGTTGAATATcccatttgaatttaatagaTGCAATTGCTTATAGGGATTGTCCTGGCAATCTTGTGGTGGGTTCAATAAGAACTTTGGTAGCGCATATCTAACTAAACCCCAAAAAGTTAAGAGAAGTATAATCGAAGTCACTACTGGCAACCATTTGCCCTGGAGACCTTCACTAATTGACATGAATCAACTTTCAATTGACGCTCTTCTTGTTACAACAGGAAACTCTATTGGTGACCGTTTACAGAAATGGTTTAGCTAAAGGTTTTGATCTATCATGATGTAACATCTCAACGTGAGAATAGTTTGACGAAACTTTTTGACGCTTGGTCATTACGTAACATAAGAAATATCAGACTGAAATGAAAGATAAAACGGTGATGGGACAAAAGTAGGAAATTTACATGGCAACAAGTGGAAACATTTTGACCTGAGATATTTAActtaaagaagaatacCGTAATCTTACAATtgattttttattttgttgttacGGCGAACATGAAACATTCACACTATAAACATAGAAGTATGAAAAAAGGAAATAGGTGACAcgaaagaaaagaaaaaaacagACCAAGTAGAAAAGATTCCCGACATATAAATAGAAAGTTATTTTGATGGTAAGtaagattgaaattgagaagaattattttatttataaatatgtaGTTTATAATAAAGTAGCGAGAATTTAAagtattaaataattaaagaGGCATGTCGAATATAATTCATGCAGATATCACCAATTTGATGGAACAAGAATAATTTACCGAGAAATCACCAATTTGATGGAACAAGATATTTAGTTGAAATTATTCTCTTGcttatattattatttcataTTCGCCGTAACAACAAAAGGCCAACaatccaaaaaaaaattaaaagatcTGAGTGAGTAATTTCTATACCTGCAATAAATTTTTGGTATTACGAAATGAGTAAAGTTAGGGTAATTAGGGTTGTCATCGTTACGTTAAGGTTCCGGTCGAGTAAACCGTAATGCAAGGAGTTTACCGTAATCGACATGCAGTATTTAAGGTGTCACGAACTATGACATATGAACTATGACATATGAACCAAGATTG
Proteins encoded in this window:
- the ALG11 gene encoding alpha-1,2-mannosyltransferase ALG11 (ancestral locus Anc_2.266) produces the protein MSISEGLQGKWLPVVTSIILLLTFWGLVRYALPKFLLNPPQDCQDNPYKQLHLLNSNGIFNIFAMLRRGAVRRSLILTSNHPNKFTNKSQKKIEAKGMLDYLSAEQRELKKTRKLYGFFHPYCNAGGGGEKVLWKAVETTLNYDENNLVIIYTGDNDVDGETILKNVNKTFDYQLDTGRIVFIFLNYRWLVDDKTWSHFTLLGQAIGSMILTAEAVLKCPPDIWCDTMGYPFGYPVVHILIRIPVLAYTHYPIISTDMLKKLKSQAPSMKNKIKYYYWKLFMFWYKLVGRYVTISMTNSTWTFNHVNKIWSHFTSPLQSKIVYPPCSSEKLATQEDIPRKNQAVILAQFRPEKRHKLIIESYANFLKEKDETALPPKLIFIGSTRSQLDKDYVATLEKYCFEDLKIPQSLIEFLTDCPYDEIKKILNESTFGINSMWNEHFGIAVVEYLASGLIPLVHASAGPLLDIVVPWDIVANKQMEQGDSTFKTGFFFTDNSDPDYSPTKKYPTLAELFNRVCSLTTEEKFAISERGKCCALTKFSDMAFDEAWDGVLDTLTENTSLDNNKKDR
- the NCAS0G03230 gene encoding uncharacterized protein gives rise to the protein MSEHYLYLEDRIRESNENKKQIEKKFSSSSDFSLKRYLKKKFGRVSNVKSKKTIFIGSPNQTEKPKERKWHTSYMRKFNNLEDISSRPDLPQSFFKMCLNFDRRRSCNKAGSPIATKLIRHEYIPRISSENSILVVILLILSIVLLNVLLSFMQELRKTIAIIMRWGFFIELVKPNTRQNPPFLDMYSIFSPSNIIKWVLVKLI
- the NCAS0G03190 gene encoding acetate uptake transporter family protein (ancestral locus Anc_1.425), which translates into the protein MSIQEQDNGSGHYNKNRSSSQVSLDSLNSGTHVEGHYPPETYSLPQDNSSHEMLSKIYTGGTNNEYVFIGRQKFLASDLYAAFGGTLNPGLAPPSSHKFANPAPLGLSAFALTTFVLSMFNARAQGIQIPNLVVGLAMFYGGLIQLIAGIWEIALENTFGATALCSFGGFWLSFGAIYIPWFGILDAYGDNKEELGNAVGFYLLGWCIFTFGLTACTMKSTVMLFALYFLLSITFLLLSISNFTGNFKVQRAGGVLGIIVAFISWYNAYAGIANNQNSYVLSHPFALPSNNKVIFS
- the LAP2 gene encoding bifunctional aminopeptidase/epoxide hydrolase (ancestral locus Anc_2.268), which produces MSLHRFPLCCKVLLRPTSFVSSFLNPIRSMSKLTPFLESRRPTESPEFDFSTLSNYKSFNVNHTALNLSISFKASVISGSVEYQLTTLGDRVNEIHLDSSFLDIKNVQINNEKNTSFEVCPRAEPLGSKLIIKNDNTLPKDFQLKIEFATTDKCTALQWLDEKQTSGKKYVFSQLEAIHARSLFPCFDTPSIKSSFTATIESELPVVFSGIATSSNNGTYSFEQKIPIPAYLIGIASGDLVSAEIGPRSTVYTEPYRLEDAKWEFSGDVEKFIETAENIIFDYEWGTYDILINVNSYPYGGMESPNMTFATPTLIAKDKSNIDVIAHELAHSWSGNLVTNCSWNHFWLNEGWTVYLERRIIGAIHGEPTRHFSALIGWSDLENSINAMTNPERFSTLVQNLNDGTDPDVAFSSVPYEKGFNLLFYLENLLGGTEEFDPFIKHYFKKFCRQSLDTFQFLDTLFEYFPQHRKLLEDVDWERWLSKPGMPPKPEFDTSLADQVYQLASKWMDKAKECNSLKQFQKEFNLDDINDFNSNQLVLFLETLVQGDDFNWANFPVASQAILSIYNSKMCESQNAEVIFKTFKFQICSRLTASYKELAKWLGTVGRMKFVRPGYRLLESVDRPLALKTFEELKDTYHPICRTLVKQDLGV
- the DDC1 gene encoding Ddc1p (ancestral locus Anc_6.200), which encodes MSFRATITNIEKHTLWYRTIYILSTINDEIKLSITNAGLLAWTMNETETSLSQIFFSRSFFDQFEYKPHDIVFGEDGVQVHKDFRGIDQKLYSFQMNAKHLTTISKKPENDTVKSFTIVLNNTATCPETLTNRLLIQIEMESLILKEYAPLFTPIKFDPIIIDLKYKRKFLDVFGTAAESPNPDQPLDPRLLDVYKRTEQELERSLFNDEVESSIRQKDKLTMADEINYICCNQILLRNIIENYNSSVTTEIKLDIGAHKLNITAFTKAIFGEHDILVKNAMSICNTINTSDLEHYCLFTSVDETQLANANIKKNDYTKSIIFKLKDLRNFMNIGSSLKVNPSDDDVISIWFCKPGDPILIETNRMGVRMQLVQITDSVTNTEYPVDGTKRITSPIKQARLQQEEAVFPEKAKKYSPSRSKRYANRSEASPQKDNRRQLFVEADSQVEKSSNNIFAPVYEHMDTYEENKLPIFNNPEDPSIARVNISRKRISSQEDGNSDVFHNKFAKDVSDNAANRSNTTIGWGKNQLDHLAYVKDGTRNTIDSDSLLRREKQKLLPQENYDTDEHPDRREQIHDKSQEQSEFGPTQEKRPKGLFD
- the YIP3 gene encoding Yip3p (ancestral locus Anc_2.269), which gives rise to MNQLGALAQVSRFTNNFSVEGIKSQFQSFQNKLSTLRTPQEFFNVKNISKPQNVSELQTRIGFNLKYYSSNYALIIGLLSLYTLLTNLLLLFVIALVFFGIVGINKLEGQDLVTPFGTLKTTQLYTALICVSVPLGFLASPISTMLWLIGASAVTVFGHASLMEKPIESVFEEETV